One window from the genome of Pieris napi chromosome 12, ilPieNapi1.2, whole genome shotgun sequence encodes:
- the LOC125054607 gene encoding MAR-binding filament-like protein 1: MEENKTEIKKSLDGRLQNILNQFSKCKKIFMNEGEECKNLKEINTKLLIELKEARELEKSHRYHLMSSREMIANLQETVSQLVYLKRDVKKMKDELVSKDSILDTLEKEKENVLRKHNEVLIELRAAHDKEMKDLAQDNNRRAREVQIDFDTQIAQMTFVAEELRNRIKQMENEHQEKMNAVVLEDEAKLQRQVGLRERATKEAEASRAHLHAYRRKLEILEEKVKQSQFKEYLAQNIYTPEREGKAERPYSVETNTTYGYNTPGPLTTQATHSDNKSETNEKKGPFNIVKKRKLYTDKGFLNM; the protein is encoded by the exons ATGGAGgaaaataaaactgaaataaaaaaatctttagatGGTCGACTAcagaatattttaaaccaGTTTTCAAAATGTAAAAAG ATCTTTATGAACGAAGGCGAGGAATGCAAAAATCTTAAAGAAATCAACACAAAGTTACTAATAGAATTAAAGGAAGCAAGGGAGTTAGAAAAATCTCACCGTTATCATTTAATGTCATCGCGTGAAATGATCGCCAATTTACAGGAGACAGTTTCTCAGTTGGTTTATCTTAAACGGGATGTAAAAAAGATGAAAGATGAACTAGTTTCTAAAGATTCTATTCTAGACACATTGGAGAAG gaaaaagaaaatgttttgagGAAACATAACGAAGTCTTAATAGAATTACGAGCCGCACACGACAAAGAAATGAAGGACTTAGCGCAGGATAACAACAGGAGAG CTCGAGAGGTTCAAATAGATTTCGATACGCAAATCGCTCAAATGACGTTTGTCGCCGAAGAATTGCGCAACAGGATCAAACAAATGGAAAACGAACATCAAGAGAAA atGAATGCGGTGGTGCTGGAGGACGAGGCGAAGCTCCAGCGGCAGGTCGGGCTCCGGGAGCGAGCCACGAAAGAGGCCGAAGCCTCTCGGGCCCATCTCCACGCCTATCGGAGG AAATTAGAAATCCTAGAAGAGAAAGTTAAGCAGAGTCAGTTCAAGGAATACCTAGCTCAGAACATATACACTCCAGAACGCGAGGGTAAAGCGGAACGGCCCTATTCCGTTGAGACGAATACGACGTACGGGTACAATACACCCGGACCGCTCACGACACAGGCTACTCATTCGGACAACAAGTCCGAGACGAACGAGAAGAAAGGCCCGTTCAACATCGTTAAGAAGAGGAAGCTGTACACCGACAAGGGATTCTTGAACATGTAA
- the LOC125054613 gene encoding heat shock 70 kDa protein 14, which produces MAVAYGIHLGNSSGSLGALANGTSSVLANDAGDRVTPAIVALHGSEWEVGLPAKSGQASSKSIIKHNKRLMNCDWNDEDLNFVEKSSSCRIQNEEKLVYEFETSETKIYSSPDSIATKIYAKLFTIASHSVKDEGDLKLVLAAPLHWSHSSRERLVKCAELAGFEVLQVISEPAAACLAYNIEESINDINVLVYRLGGSTCDASIIKISNGFISIEKNIYRSDLGGQWLTKDLADFIAQEFKQRWKLDPQESRRAMAKLLHHADNCKHVLSTLNSAHVFIESLVDGVDWSQNVSRARFENIISSKISSYIEPAQKLIETYGESISKIVLCGGSMKIPKLQSAIANLLPNAEILSGINPDEVIAVGCAKQAGMILDFPNLSLTDVNTEVEFLGQDIYLKYLDQTVKLFKEGTPLYTQFTCDIETPKDLKNISFSLHTLPGEDEFAKEEFNIEHLNKPFKLKAVLHDSNFMLQVE; this is translated from the coding sequence atggcCGTAGCGTACGGTATACATTTGGGAAATAGCTCTGGATCCTTGGGTGCTTTAGCAAATGGTACATCTTCGGTATTGGCAAATGATGCGGGGGATAGAGTGACTCCAGCTATAGTAGCCTTACATGGTTCTGAGTGGGAGGTCGGTTTACCTGCGAAATCAGGTCAAGCTTCTTCAAAAtccataataaaacataacaaaaggCTTATGAACTGTGACTGGAACGACGAAGACCTTAACTTTGTTGAAAAATCGTCCTCATGTCGTATTcaaaatgaagaaaaattagTGTATGAGTTTGAAACATCTGAAACAAAGATATATTCAAGTCCTGACAGTATAGCTACAAAGATTTATGCAAAGCTTTTTACTATTGCAAGCCATTCTGTTAAAGATGAGGGTGATTTAAAGTTAGTATTAGCTGCTCCACTGCATTGGTCACACTCAAGTCGTGAAAGACTAGTGAAATGTGCTGAACTCGCGGGCTTTGAGGTGTTGCAAGTAATAAGTGAACCAGCTGCGGCTTGCTTGGCCTATAACATAGAAGAATctattaatgatattaatgTGTTAGTTTACAGACTTGGGGGCTCTACTTGTGATGCctccataataaaaatatcaaatggTTTTATTAGCATtgaaaagaatatttataGAAGTGACCTGGGTGGGCAGTGGCTTACTAAAGACTTGGCAGATTTTATTGCACAAGAGTTTAAACAAAGGTGGAAACTAGATCCTCAAGAAAGCCGTAGAGCTATGGCTAAACTTTTACATCATGCTGACAATTGTAAGCATGTCTTGTCAACCTTAAATTCTGCTCATGTATTTATTGAGTCTTTAGTAGATGGTGTTGATTGGAGTCAGAATGTTTCTCGAGCAagatttgaaaatataatatcatcAAAAATTTCTTCTTATATTGAACCAGCTCAAAAGCTTATTGAGACATATGGTGAATCCATAAGTAAAATTGTTCTATGCGGTGGAAGTATGAAAATTCCAAAGTTGCAGTCGGCAATTGCAAATTTGCTTCCAAATGCTGAAATATTGTCTGGAATTAACCCAGATGAGGTTATTGCAGTGGGATGTGCTAAACAAGCTGGAATGATTTTAGATTTTCCAAATTTATCTCTCACTGATGTTAATACTGAGGTGGAATTTTTAGGCCAAgacatttatcttaaatatttagatcagactgttaaactttttaaagaaGGAACACCACTGTATACACAATTTACTTGTGATATAGAAACACCTAaggatttaaaaaacattagtTTTTCCTTGCATACTTTGCCAGGGGAGGATGAATTTGCAAAAGAAGAATTCAACAtagaacatttaaataaaccttttaaGTTAAAAGCAGTACTTCATGATTCAAATTTTATGTTACAAGTTGaatga